The window TTGAAATATTTGGTTCTTTCAAATCTATAAGTAATTCTCTTGCAATAACATACCCTTTAGTGGGTAGTTTTATACTATAATTTACTGTAATCGGTTATCAATTTTTTATACCATTTGCCTAAATCTTTGGGAATCACTTTATAATTTTTAACGAGTTCTGTGGCTAGTCTAGTGAGAGATCGTTCTTTAAGCGATGTGTTTGCGGTGAGATACCCTAGAAATTTACCTTTATCATCTAAAATTTTAGGAGGAGTATTTGTTATCTCATTCCATGGAGATAGTTTTTTATTAGGATCTCCGTAGTTGTTATAGTCATTCCATATAGAAGTATTGCTAAAGCTACTCCCATAATCTCCAAAGGCATTCCAAATCGATTTACTATCAAATCGAGAACAATCTAGGCAGCCTAAATATTCGGTATAATCTGCACCACCGTATAAATGTAAGTTTTGAGCTGTCGCATTATAAGCGGTGGATAATAGAAGTATGAGAAGGATTTTTTTCATTAAAAAGGTTTTATACAAATATCTGTTATTCATTTTTAACAGAGGTAAAGGATTTATTGATAACCTGCTGCTTGTAGATTAAACAACTTCTCGTACAATTGAGGTTTAGCCATTAACTCTTCGTGTGTTCCTATTTCAGCAATAGTGCCATTTTCTAGAACAAGAATACGATCTGCCATGCGTACGGTAGAGAATCTATGAGAAATAATGATACTTGTTTTGCCTTTGGTTAGTCCTATAAATCTTTCAAATACATCATACTCTGCTTGTGCATCTAGTGCGCTGGTAGGTTCATCAAGTACGATAACATCTGCATCTTTCATGTAGGCACGAGCAAGAGCTACTTTTTGCCATTGTCCACCACTTAATTCTTGTCCTTGAGCAAATCTTCTACCTAGTTGTTGATCAAGTCCACCTTTCATGACTTCGATAACCTGGTCTGCAAGACTGCGCTGTGCGGCATCTTCAATTTTAGGATCGTTGCTTATTTCTTCAATATTACCAACAGCAATATTTTCTCTTAATTTGAATTCATATTTAAAGAAATCTTGAAATATCACACCAAATCGCTTGCGGTATTCTTGCTTATTGAATTTTGATATATTGATTCCGTCTAGAAGGATTTCTCCTTGAGTAGGTTCATAAAATCTTAAGATCAATTTGATAAGCGTTGTTTTTCCAGCGCCATTTTGCCCCACAAAAGCTATTTTCTCGCCAGCTTTAATGGTAAAATTGACGCCTTTAAGAACTTCTACATCGCTTCCAGCATAACCGAAGTGTACATTCTTCAATTCAAATCCGGTTTTAATGACTTCTGGAATAGGAGTGTAGTGCGCAGCGTTTTCTTTAATCTCGATATCTAGAAAATCAAAATAATCTCTCAAGTACAAAGAGCTTTCTGAAATGGCTGTAAACCTAGAAAAGAAACCTTGTAAACTATTGCGCAGCCTATTAAATGATCCAGAAAGAAAAGTTAGCTCACCGATGGATAATGTTCCAGAGATCACTTTAAAAATGATAAATATATAAGCTCCGTAGTAAGATAGTATCCCTAGAATATTAAAAAGAGATCCAAAAAGACTTTGCTTTAAAGAAAGCTTTTTATTGATCTCGTAATAGTCTCCAGATAACTTTTTAAAGCGACCAGCGATGTAATCTGTCAGGCCAAAAAGTTTCACCTCTTTTGCTGTTTGATTATTAGCTCCTATAAATCGCAAATAATCCAGTTCTCGACGCTCTGCTGTCCAACTTCTCGCAACCGAGTAGCGATGTGAGCTGTATTTTGCCTCGTTAATAAAAGATGGTATGATACTTAAAACCAATAAAATGATCAATAAGGGCTCAAAGTAAATCAATCCAGCGATGAGAGAACCTATAGAAATAATGCTTTGTATTTGGCTTAAAGACGCACTCATTAATCCTACACGACCACTAGTTTGCTGTCTTGCTCTTTCTAGTTTATCATAAAAATCTGGATCTTCCAGTTGTTCTAAAGTGAGCTCATTTGTTTTTCTAATAATTTTCTCAGACGAGGCGTTAGAATATAGATCGCCTATTAACCCATCAGTGAGGTTAATTAATCTATTGAGCAAGTCTGCAAGAACCGCGACGCTTAATTCTATGGCTACATAAGTCCATAATTGAGATAAATCTTGCACGTCTAGCGAGATTTGAAAAATCACTTCGTCTATAATTAATTTTCCTACCCAAAGTAAAACTACTGGACTTACTGCTGTTAGTAGTCTAGCTAAGAAATTTGTCAGAAATAATTTAGGACTTACACGCCATATTTCTTTGAAAAATCTAGGCAACGTTTTCAATGCGCTAAAGGAGAACGTTTTGCCTTTTTTACTTTGTTCTTTTATAGATGCTGGAACTCTTCTTGCCACGTTTCTTGATTAAAAGACAAAGGTACGATCTAAGGATTTAGTTTGCTGGGTTCTCGCTTTCGCGAAAGCGGAATTATAATTAGTTATTGAATTCGGTATCAGTAAAATATACCTAGTAATGGGTATTTCATATATCATACTTTTTTTTAAATTTGTATATTAACATGTTGATATTAAGACAGTAGGAATTTTAATATCAGTAAAACCAAACTAATACCTAAACCAATTTAATTATGTTTAAAGTTACCCAAATGCTTTTTAAAAGAGGAGCACTTTTACTTCTAGTCGTCATGTCGCTAGTTGCTTGTAGTAAAAAAATCATGGATCCTTTGTACGAGCGATTGCCAGCTATTCCTGCGGTTCCAGATTATGAATTGCTAGATCCATTAAATGTTCCAAGTGATAAACAACTGCAGCTTAATATTAATTTGTACGAAGAGAGTTTACCAGATGAAGGGAATTATGTGAATAGTCCTGGAGCTACCTCAATCAACGGTGCACGACCATCGGTAATTATTGCTGTTCCTGCTGAGGAGTCTGGTAAGCAAAGAAAATTTGAAGAAGGTGATGATGAAGAAAGCATCTTCGGTACTTCTGGATATTATAATGAAGCCGAGCAATATGTTGAGAAGGATCTTTTGAGAAAAGGTTTTTCTGTTCTGGACCGTTCTAAATTTGAAGCAAAATTAAGAGACTTGAGAGATAAAGCAGCTTACGGAGAACGTAGCTGGTTGAGTAGAGGTTATGAAAAGTATCTTGAGAATGGTGAATATGATGTCGTTAAAGAAGACTTGAAAAATCAATATGATAATGGAAATTTATCCTTGACTGAATATCAGACCAAAGTAGCTGAAGTAGATAAATACAGTCAGAGAGCTTTACCAGGAAAAAAACGTGACGAAAACGAAATGAATGACATTGCTGAAGTAATTAGAGCTGCACAAACAGGCGCAGATCAAGCAGATTATTTATTGCAAATCAATGAGGTAAAAATGGGTAACGCTGGAGATCGCAAGTTATCCATTCAAAACCTACCAGAGGTTCAGAATTTTATGATTGAAAATACCGGACTGAGTTTTGGCAGGTTGCCTTATTCCTTGCCTGCTCAAATTAGTGCTAACTGGTTCCAATCAAGTCTCAATGCAAAACTTATAGAAATAAAAAGTGGTAGCATCGTATGGTTAGGAAGTCATGAAATTGAATCTTGGGCGGCAGATGAAGTTAAAGTAACTATTAACGTTACCAAGAAAGTTGCAAATGAAGATGAGGTAAATGGAGTGATTTCTGACTATAATAGAAGGTTGAAAGCTAAAGAACAACGTCTTAAAAAGGTGCAAGATCAACTGCGTAATAACTATACCAAAGGCATGTCGCCTAGCAAAACTTATGAAAGTACAGAGGCTATGGAGAAGGCAGAAAGGGACATGAAAAGTAAAATACGACAGTTAGAAGATGAGCAGTATGCACTAATTAAGGATATTGAAAGGTTAACTTATGACACGCCACGTTTTTCTGAAGATCCATGGGATTACAAGTATGTAGTTCAAGATCCTATTATAGAACCAGATCTTTCTAAACCTAAAAATAAACTAGAAGAGCGAGAACTTAAAAAGCACAAAGCACAATTAATAAAGAGTGTTTCTAGATTGCTAATTAATACTATTGAGATTAACTAAGAAAACATAACACAAGTAAAAAGCCTCTCAACTATCAAAAAGTTGAGAGGCTTTTTTAATTATGGCAATTCTTTTCCTGCCGCAGCAATATAAATTTCAAACCATTGCTCTAATGTGAGCTTGACTTGCATCGCATCTACTGCCGATTTGATACGGTCTATTTTACCAGTTCCTAGCACTGGAATAATGCGCGATGGATGCATCAATAACCATTGTAGGATGATCTTATCGAGAGAGAGATTGCCTAACTTACTTGCCATATTTTCAAGCACTTTTTGTACTCGTTTACCTTTGGTAGTTTTAGGATCAAACAACTCGCCACCAGCAAGTGGTGACCACGCCATAGGTGGAATCTTTTTGCTAATTAAATAGTCCAAATTTTGATTTTCAAAATGCTCAAGGCAATAAGGAGATATCTCAATCTGATTTGTAACTAATGGTACATCTAAATGATTTTGAAGCGACTGTAATTGTTCTGGTAAGAAGTTAGAAACTCCAAAGTGAAGTACTTTTCCGCTAGTTTTAAGATGGTCAAATGCACTTGCTACTTCTTCAGGATTAAAAAATGGTGATGGTCTATGAAGTAATAGAACATCGAGACGATCAGTTTGAAGGTTTTTAAGGGACTCTTCGGCCTGTTGTACGATATAGGAAGCGCTATAATCGTAGTATTTGACCTTGCGATCAGGAAATTTATTGGTATTTAATTTGATTCCGCATTTTGTGATCAACTGCATTTGATCTCTTAATGACGGCTCTAACTGCATTGCTTTTCCAAAAGCGCTCTCGCATTCATGGTTCCCATAAATATCTGCATGATCCAAGGTAGTTACTCCATTTTCCATACATTCCTTTATAAAAGAATGTAGTTCTTGATCTGTCATATTCCAATCTAGCAATCGCCATAACCCCAAAACTAGTCTGGAGATTTCTAGATTTTCTTGTAAGTTTATTTTCATCTTAATTTTTTCTCAAAGTTAGAAGGTTATGATTTAAAAGAAAAGAATTATCCTATTGAGATACTTACACAAGTTAGGTTAATTAAAGACTGTTTTTCAAAAAAACCATCCTTACTGTAGATGAAAAGAATCATCATCAGATATTCATTTAAAGGGTATTTCCCTAAATGTTTTCTTTCTAATTATTGTTCGCCATGCTTTCTGCTAGCTCAGAATTTACTTAAATTGAAAGCTTTCTGTTCTGTTTTTTAAATTTAAAAACAAGTAAAATTGAAATCTTTAAAATGGAATAGGATCATATTTACCATTCATAAAGCAATATATAAAACAGTTACAAAGCTTTATAAAACATTTGAAATCTCATATAACATTACACATAGTGGTGTTATAGAGAAATTTCGCTAACGTATGATGCAATTGCTAATTATATTCATATGTTCGGTCTACTATATTTACTATAACACCATTGTTGTCTTTTAACTCCTTATGAATAATATTACCTTTATCATCTTTTAACACGTTAACTACCTCTAAAGTATTTCCTTCTGGATCAGTTCTTTTATTACGCACAGTCATCTTAATAATCATATCATTTTCAAAGGTCATTTCTGTGGTATAATTTGCTATTTCTTTATCCATTTTTGTATTAAACATAGTTGCTTCAATTAGTTTGATTCTTTGTTTTTCATCTAGATGGTAGATCATTTTTGTAATATTATTTTGTTGATTTAAGTGAACCGCCATGGAATCTATAGCAATCATTGTATAACTACTACTACCTATATTTTTTTTACTTTTTACATTTTTGGTAATACCGGTTTTGATTCCGACTGCTGGATATTTGTAAGTGGTGCGTTCTGTTAGATGTAATGAATCCTCTTCTACGTGATAATAATTATAGTTTTCTCTAGAGATAAGATAACCATCTTTATTGTAATAAAATACCATTTTAAACCTGGCGTTTTGAGTCGTTAAGACAGTGTTTTCTGTGTATGAAACAGGAGATCCTTTCAGCCTTTCGAGGTGCCAATCATTCGGTAATTTGTATTGTGAAAATCCTTCAAAGCATGATAAAAGGATTATGAGCATCAATATATTTTTCTTCATTTTTTAAAATTAAGTGTTTTAGGTCTCGCTTTCGCGAAAGCGGAAACAAAAAAGCCCCAAATGAAACATTCAGAGCTTTTCTTAGTGATATACTTGTTGGATTAAGCTTTTTCTAGCAAAACCTTAGCTTGATTAAATTCAAAAGCTGCGTCTAGCCATGGTAACATTTGAGACCATTCTGCTGCTTTTAAATAATTCTTTTTATAGGTTTTTACTGTAGTTAATTTTAAGAGATTGCCTTCTACCACAGCTTTAGTAGTAAAACCACCAGTAGCGTTATCTATAGACTGATTTAATTTGTCAATTCCTTTTACTGTATAACCATCTGGTATAACTAGATCAATATTGTAGATATATTTTGTGGCATGATCAAGGTAGATATCTACTTTGCGATCACGTTCTTTAGATTCAATTTCTACCTGTCCACCTATAAATTTACCTATTTCAATAATGTAATTAGGGCCAGCTTTTTTGATATAATTGTCTTGAATGGTAAAGCTGTCTTTAATTATCAATGGATTTTTACTTCCGTATCTTCCAGATTGTACAATTTCAGAGGTGTAGTTTTCTACTTCGGCACTCCATTCTTTTTCGGCTGCTTCTTCTCGATTTTTGAGATAGGTCTCTTTAGTTTTATCTCTTAATGATTGAAAGCTCGCAGTGTTATTCTTAACCGTTTTCTTTCTACCACAGTCATAAAAATGATCTTCTTCTGGAAACTGCTCATAATCTTCTCCTAGAAAATCTACCCAAGAGATCCATGAATAAATATGGTCTTCAATATGATGGCCGTTTGCCTCAGAGGTACGACTTAGTTTTAAATTCTTTTTATCATCTGTTAAGCTTAAGGTGATGTCTTCTTTGTAGATATTTTCATCTGCTGTGCTTACTGGTAATGTTTCGGTTTTAAGAGAAGTAATTCTTTTATTCTTTTCTACCGTACCTACGAAAACTTCGGCACCTTCTAAAACATCTGGAAAGCGATCCATGGTCATGTTTTCACTATAGGTAAAGAAGTACAATGGAGTAGGAGTGTTGATTCTTATTCCTGTGCGTGCATTTGCTTTTATCAGTAGATCTTTCATTTTACCATCAAATCTAGGTTGAGCCATCAGTATATCGTAATCTACATCTAATTTGAGGCAAAGAGCTCTTAATAAATTAATGACTTGAGTGCTGTTTTCAAAACGGCCAAAATAATATTCGTAACATCTAGGACTAGGCTGCGGCCCTATAAGCTCTGCTTGATAAGCAAAAACTCCTTCAAAATACTTTGTGTTTTTATGAAAACGAATCCATTCTAGTGCGGCACGGAATTTTTCTTCTTTAGTTTTTAAGTTCAACTCATCTACGTAGTCATATACGTCATTTGCCATTTTCTTAGAAACCTTATAAAATTTACGATCGTAAAAATCAAGAACGTCTTCTTCTGTAACGGTTGCTTTACGTTCTCCATCTTCACCTTTAAAAATAGGAGCATATTTTTCATTTCTATTCATACGTGCAAAAGCAACTTGTATTTTTACTGAAGGTTCTTCTGCTAGAGGAAAGTACCACCTTTTAGTTTCTAATTTATCTACATTTTTTGCTTCTACAACATACATTTTTGTAGCACCACGATCTGTAGGTTCTTCCTTAACTGCTGGCGCACCGTTGTAGGTATTCATATTTAGGAAGAAGTCATTTTCTACTTCCATGGCAATACGATAATCTACAATAGGATAATCGTCTTTTATAGGGGTTTCAATCGCAGGATATACTTCAAGTCCATCGCTTTCCTTCTCTTTATTTTTGGTATAAATGAAAAAATCTATGATGTCACCTATTTCTAAATTAGGAATAGCAATTTTACGAATGTCATCTTCTACTATTTCTTCCTTTTCGATATCTATTACCACTACCGACGCATCTGGCTTGATGAGCCTGATTCCTATTACAGTTTCATTCTTTGAATACGTACTCCAAAAGAATGATACTTTTGAATCTTTATTTAATTTGATTTCAGAAAAACCTTCTAGTGATGATTGATCTTGAATCTTGATTAATTCATGTTTACTAGAAGTAAAATAAACGGTAGAACCATTATTGATATATTGATAATAGCGGTCGTCTGTTAAGATTACTGCGCTTTCCTTTTCCCATTCGGCAGGTATGGATTTTTTAATAATTGTTTCTCCAGAGTCTTTCCAAAATCTCTCTTCTAGTTCTTCTCTGTCTTGTGCATAGCTAAAAGCGCAAAGAAATAACGCAGCAATTGCAGGTAGTAATGTTTTCATATAATTAAAATAGGTGATAGGTTGTTGTGTTATTATTGTTTTAAAACAATTTGCTCGTCATAAAAAGATTTCAATTGATCGATGCTGTCATTCCATAAAGTGAAATCCTTTTTTTCTATCAATCGTTTCTTTACTGTAATGTCTGACGTGTAAACGATCTTTTGATTTTCTTGAGCATATTTCATTTTTATAGAAAGATATTCGTTTTCTATATTCAAAGCTTCTGGCAGCGTTCCTACCTTAAAGTTTGCTGGAATGTTAAGTATAAATGTTTTTTGCTCTTTCCTTTTTGAGGATAATTGAAAAGAAGTCTTGCGTTCGTCATCCATTTTATAATTACTCATGTAGCGCACTGGATCCAGTTCTAAGTAATACGTATTATCAAAATTGCTTACCGCATTTGCCACCTTAAAATCATATTCTAGAAGGATATCCTTATCTCGAGCCATGTTATCAAACGGAGTGGTACTTTCTACCTTCATATTTTGATTACCATCTGCGAGCACTTTTAAAAGGACTTCTTCCCGTTTATCTTGCGGTAGCCCAGTAAAATTATATAAGAAACTAGAAACTTGCTCACCTTTCATTTCACGTTTCATTTTTCCATTTAAATCGTCTCCTACTATATCAAATGTTGCTGTATAACTTTCTAGATTAGAAGCAGCACTCAATTGTGGTACTTTAACAAGCTCATAATTATTGCCATTTTCAATAAGCGCTTGCTTACCTTGTATACGAGTAGCAAAAGTTCCGTATCTATTGAATTTCTCTGTTCCATCTAAGAATACAGGTTTTCCATCGATCATTATTGCTGTAATCATGTGGTTATCTACACTCAAGGATGGCGTAGAGTAGTCATAAGCAATGGCGTCAGTTCCTATCCACACCAGTCTTGCGTCAAAACCTGCTTCCACCAGCATCGTTTTTAAAAGAATTGCCATTCCCTTACAATCACCATAACGTTTATCAAATACATTTTGTGGAGCATCTGGCTGGAAACCAGCGATTCCTTCCTCAAAAGCGATGTACTTGATGTTATCCTGTACCCAATAATAAATGGCTTTTACTTGTTCATCCTTATCAGTAATTCCAGCGGTAATTTCTGCTACTTTTTCTTTTATTGGAGCATTGTCTATTTCTACCTCGCTTACTAGTTTTGCATACCAATTATATAAGTCTTTAGTTTCTTTAAATAAAGTTTGAGAAACTCCATCTTTATCTTCAAAAGACTTTGATAGCAACAACACATGCGGATAAATAAAGGAGTTTCCTTGCATGCGACTTTCACGAGCACCAGGCTCTATTTTGGAGATTTTAAAAGTTACTATAGTGTCTCCATCATCTTTCTTTTCAGAACGTTTGATGTCATATCCATCAAAGTGATATTCTTTGAGTTCAAGCTCTAACCACGACGGAATTACAAACGTGACATCACCTTTCATAATTCGATAACTGTCTGTAAAGTAATGACTAGTAAAATATTTAATGTCTAGGTATTCTTTTTCCTCTTTTACAGTTAACGTATATCCTTGCAAAGGAAAAGTAAGCTTCCCATATTTTACTCGGTAGTCATTATGAAAAATAGATTCTGTAGAGTACGCCTCATCTTGTAATTCCCAGTAAACTCTCTTATTTCTTCTAGATAGCAATCGCAATTCTTCAACACTAGACTCGTTGTCATAACCTGTAGAATAACCTATATCTGCTCGAGAAGCTATGGAAAAATAGGTGGTAGATTTAGTCTCTTGCACCTCTACTTTTCCTGTAGAGTTGTTTCTATCAAAAGAGATGTGAATGCTCTGATTTTCGATAACGACGTCGTCATCTTCAAATTCTTTTTTCAGTTTTTTAGCACGTTGGGTGTCTTGTGGTGTAGGATTATTCTTTTGCGCTAGTCCTGCAAGAGAGCAAAATAGAAGCGATAGTAAGAAGCATCGCTTGAGTAATAAAATCATAATAAAAACTTAAGTCTCAAATATAAAACCTATATCTAGAAAAAGATTGATTTTTTATCAATAGTTAATGATTTATTAAAATAATGTAAGAAATTCCGCTTTCGCGAAAGCGGAACAATTAAAAATAGCATCAATATAAACAGTAATCTTGATTCATACGAGACATTATTCTACACCGCATTTGAGTTCGATTTCTGGATCAATGAAGTAATCAAAATTGATGAATTCAAAATTAAAGGGCTGTTCTAATG is drawn from Nonlabens dokdonensis DSW-6 and contains these coding sequences:
- a CDS encoding ABC transporter ATP-binding protein gives rise to the protein MARRVPASIKEQSKKGKTFSFSALKTLPRFFKEIWRVSPKLFLTNFLARLLTAVSPVVLLWVGKLIIDEVIFQISLDVQDLSQLWTYVAIELSVAVLADLLNRLINLTDGLIGDLYSNASSEKIIRKTNELTLEQLEDPDFYDKLERARQQTSGRVGLMSASLSQIQSIISIGSLIAGLIYFEPLLIILLVLSIIPSFINEAKYSSHRYSVARSWTAERRELDYLRFIGANNQTAKEVKLFGLTDYIAGRFKKLSGDYYEINKKLSLKQSLFGSLFNILGILSYYGAYIFIIFKVISGTLSIGELTFLSGSFNRLRNSLQGFFSRFTAISESSLYLRDYFDFLDIEIKENAAHYTPIPEVIKTGFELKNVHFGYAGSDVEVLKGVNFTIKAGEKIAFVGQNGAGKTTLIKLILRFYEPTQGEILLDGINISKFNKQEYRKRFGVIFQDFFKYEFKLRENIAVGNIEEISNDPKIEDAAQRSLADQVIEVMKGGLDQQLGRRFAQGQELSGGQWQKVALARAYMKDADVIVLDEPTSALDAQAEYDVFERFIGLTKGKTSIIISHRFSTVRMADRILVLENGTIAEIGTHEELMAKPQLYEKLFNLQAAGYQ
- a CDS encoding aldo/keto reductase; protein product: MKINLQENLEISRLVLGLWRLLDWNMTDQELHSFIKECMENGVTTLDHADIYGNHECESAFGKAMQLEPSLRDQMQLITKCGIKLNTNKFPDRKVKYYDYSASYIVQQAEESLKNLQTDRLDVLLLHRPSPFFNPEEVASAFDHLKTSGKVLHFGVSNFLPEQLQSLQNHLDVPLVTNQIEISPYCLEHFENQNLDYLISKKIPPMAWSPLAGGELFDPKTTKGKRVQKVLENMASKLGNLSLDKIILQWLLMHPSRIIPVLGTGKIDRIKSAVDAMQVKLTLEQWFEIYIAAAGKELP
- a CDS encoding DUF3857 domain-containing protein; the encoded protein is MKTLLPAIAALFLCAFSYAQDREELEERFWKDSGETIIKKSIPAEWEKESAVILTDDRYYQYINNGSTVYFTSSKHELIKIQDQSSLEGFSEIKLNKDSKVSFFWSTYSKNETVIGIRLIKPDASVVVIDIEKEEIVEDDIRKIAIPNLEIGDIIDFFIYTKNKEKESDGLEVYPAIETPIKDDYPIVDYRIAMEVENDFFLNMNTYNGAPAVKEEPTDRGATKMYVVEAKNVDKLETKRWYFPLAEEPSVKIQVAFARMNRNEKYAPIFKGEDGERKATVTEEDVLDFYDRKFYKVSKKMANDVYDYVDELNLKTKEEKFRAALEWIRFHKNTKYFEGVFAYQAELIGPQPSPRCYEYYFGRFENSTQVINLLRALCLKLDVDYDILMAQPRFDGKMKDLLIKANARTGIRINTPTPLYFFTYSENMTMDRFPDVLEGAEVFVGTVEKNKRITSLKTETLPVSTADENIYKEDITLSLTDDKKNLKLSRTSEANGHHIEDHIYSWISWVDFLGEDYEQFPEEDHFYDCGRKKTVKNNTASFQSLRDKTKETYLKNREEAAEKEWSAEVENYTSEIVQSGRYGSKNPLIIKDSFTIQDNYIKKAGPNYIIEIGKFIGGQVEIESKERDRKVDIYLDHATKYIYNIDLVIPDGYTVKGIDKLNQSIDNATGGFTTKAVVEGNLLKLTTVKTYKKNYLKAAEWSQMLPWLDAAFEFNQAKVLLEKA
- a CDS encoding transglutaminase domain-containing protein, whose translation is MILLLKRCFLLSLLFCSLAGLAQKNNPTPQDTQRAKKLKKEFEDDDVVIENQSIHISFDRNNSTGKVEVQETKSTTYFSIASRADIGYSTGYDNESSVEELRLLSRRNKRVYWELQDEAYSTESIFHNDYRVKYGKLTFPLQGYTLTVKEEKEYLDIKYFTSHYFTDSYRIMKGDVTFVIPSWLELELKEYHFDGYDIKRSEKKDDGDTIVTFKISKIEPGARESRMQGNSFIYPHVLLLSKSFEDKDGVSQTLFKETKDLYNWYAKLVSEVEIDNAPIKEKVAEITAGITDKDEQVKAIYYWVQDNIKYIAFEEGIAGFQPDAPQNVFDKRYGDCKGMAILLKTMLVEAGFDARLVWIGTDAIAYDYSTPSLSVDNHMITAIMIDGKPVFLDGTEKFNRYGTFATRIQGKQALIENGNNYELVKVPQLSAASNLESYTATFDIVGDDLNGKMKREMKGEQVSSFLYNFTGLPQDKREEVLLKVLADGNQNMKVESTTPFDNMARDKDILLEYDFKVANAVSNFDNTYYLELDPVRYMSNYKMDDERKTSFQLSSKRKEQKTFILNIPANFKVGTLPEALNIENEYLSIKMKYAQENQKIVYTSDITVKKRLIEKKDFTLWNDSIDQLKSFYDEQIVLKQ